The following proteins are encoded in a genomic region of Streptomyces sp. NBC_01723:
- a CDS encoding non-heme iron oxygenase ferredoxin subunit, giving the protein MTFVRVCGADELEEDTPKRVELDGTPISVVRTEGELFAIHDICSHANVSLAEGEVDDCHIECWLHGSRFDLRSGKPDSLPATRPVPVYPVKIEGDDVLVSLTQES; this is encoded by the coding sequence ATGACCTTCGTACGCGTCTGTGGAGCGGACGAGCTGGAGGAGGACACCCCCAAGAGGGTGGAACTCGACGGCACGCCGATCTCCGTCGTGCGGACCGAGGGCGAGCTGTTCGCGATCCACGACATCTGCTCGCACGCGAACGTGTCGCTGGCCGAGGGCGAGGTCGACGACTGCCACATCGAGTGCTGGCTGCACGGCTCGCGCTTCGACCTCCGTTCCGGCAAGCCCGACAGTCTTCCGGCGACGCGCCCCGTCCCCGTTTACCCCGTAAAGATCGAAGGGGACGACGTGCTCGTCTCCCTCACCCAGGAGTCCTGA
- the sufD gene encoding Fe-S cluster assembly protein SufD, producing the protein MAEAQNIPVGSTTAGQIAVAAESTVATRMSAPASFDVADFAVPHGREEEWRFTPLERLRGLHDGTAVATGDGVKVDVDAPEGVVVETVGRDDARIGRAGTPVDRVAAQAYSAFEKAGVITVPKETVLTEPIRIAVHGEGGTAYAHQVVELGAFAEAVVVIDHTGDAVLAANVDYVLGDGAKLTVVSVQDWDDKAVHVGQHNALIGRDAGFKSFVVTFGGDLVRLHPRVAYAGPGGEAELFGLYFTDAGQHQEHRLLVDHNVPHCKSNVVYKGALQGDDAHAVWIGDVLIEAAAEGTDTYEMNRNLVLTDGARVDSVPNLEIETGEIVGAGHASATGRFDDEQLFYLMARGIPEIDARRLVVRGFFAELVQQIGVPDIEERLIAKIEEELEASVA; encoded by the coding sequence ATGGCTGAGGCTCAGAACATCCCCGTGGGGTCCACCACCGCGGGCCAGATCGCGGTGGCCGCCGAGTCGACCGTCGCCACGCGCATGAGCGCGCCCGCGTCCTTCGACGTGGCGGACTTCGCGGTCCCCCACGGCCGCGAGGAGGAGTGGCGGTTCACGCCGCTGGAGCGGCTGCGCGGGCTGCACGACGGCACCGCGGTCGCCACCGGCGACGGAGTGAAGGTCGACGTCGACGCGCCCGAGGGCGTGGTCGTCGAGACCGTCGGCCGCGACGACGCGCGCATCGGCCGGGCCGGCACCCCGGTGGACCGGGTCGCCGCCCAGGCGTACTCGGCGTTCGAGAAGGCCGGCGTGATCACCGTCCCCAAGGAGACGGTCCTCACCGAGCCGATCCGCATCGCCGTGCACGGCGAGGGCGGCACCGCCTACGCCCACCAGGTCGTCGAGCTGGGCGCCTTCGCCGAGGCCGTGGTCGTCATCGACCACACCGGTGACGCGGTGCTCGCCGCCAACGTCGACTACGTCCTGGGCGACGGTGCCAAGCTGACCGTCGTCTCCGTCCAGGACTGGGACGACAAGGCCGTGCACGTCGGTCAGCACAACGCGCTGATCGGCCGGGACGCCGGCTTCAAGTCCTTCGTCGTCACCTTCGGCGGCGACCTGGTCCGGCTGCACCCGCGCGTCGCCTACGCGGGACCCGGCGGCGAGGCCGAGCTGTTCGGCCTGTACTTCACCGACGCCGGCCAGCACCAGGAGCACCGCCTCCTGGTCGACCACAACGTGCCGCACTGCAAGTCCAACGTCGTCTACAAGGGCGCGCTCCAGGGCGACGACGCGCACGCTGTCTGGATCGGCGACGTGCTGATCGAGGCCGCGGCCGAGGGCACCGACACCTACGAGATGAACCGCAACCTCGTCCTCACGGACGGCGCGCGGGTCGACTCGGTGCCCAACCTGGAGATCGAGACCGGCGAGATCGTCGGCGCCGGCCACGCCTCCGCCACCGGCCGCTTCGACGACGAGCAGCTCTTCTACCTGATGGCGCGCGGCATCCCCGAGATCGACGCCCGCCGCCTGGTGGTCCGCGGCTTCTTCGCCGAACTGGTCCAGCAGATCGGTGTCCCGGACATCGAGGAGCGCCTGATCGCCAAGATCGAGGAAGAGCTGGAGGCGTCGGTCGCATGA